The proteins below are encoded in one region of Periplaneta americana isolate PAMFEO1 chromosome 11, P.americana_PAMFEO1_priV1, whole genome shotgun sequence:
- the LOC138709470 gene encoding 1-acyl-sn-glycerol-3-phosphate acyltransferase alpha-like isoform X1: MSVQCSRVCQARKTLHRIARKKVMGLLGLLAWTVLPILIVLLILSLPFLYDTKGAVYYHTRFAFYILSVSLVAIVCIPLYCLNPLNVKNILYISYLLKHVTKVLGITWELRGGEHLAKDRGCVIAANHQSMLDILGMFNIWGVMNKCAAVAKKEVFYVWPFGLAAWLGGVVFIDRLNSNKAHDQLNNAANLMKTHKTKLWMFPEGTRNSSRTSLLPFKKGAFRVAITCQAPILPVVYSPYYFIDDEKKIFGQGKMIIQVLPEIPTAGLTLDDLDSLMEKTRNIMSETFQSLVAEVKAIAPLDSPIHKQC, from the exons GTCATGGGGTTGCTGGGACTACTGGCGTGGACCGTGCTTCCTATTCTGATCGTGCTGTTGATCCTGAGCCTGCCGTTCCTGTACGACACAAAAGGAGCCGTCTATTACCACACCCGCTTCGCTTTCTACATCCTGTCTGTCTCTCTCGTGGCGATAGTGTGCATTCCGCTGTACTGCCTCAACCCCTTGAACGTCAAGAATATATT ATATATTTCATACCTACTCAAACACGTGACCAAAGTCTTGGGAATCACGTGGGAACTGCGAGGTGGTGAGCACCTGGCCAAAGATAGGGGCTGCGTCATTGCGGCCAATCATCAATCCATGCTGGACATACTTG GTATGTTTAATATTTGGGGTGTGATGAACAAGTGTGCAGCAGTGGCCAAGAAAGAAGTGTTCTATGTCTGGCCATTTGGTTTGGCAGCATGGCTGGGAGGCGTTGTTTTTATTGACCGACTCAACTCCAATAAGGCACATGATCAACTCAACAATGCAGCCAACCTTATGAAAACTCACAAG ACAAAATTATGGATGTTTCCTGAAGGAACAAGGAATTCATCTAGAACTTCGCTCCTGCCCTTCAAAAAGGGAGCATTCCGAGTTGCCATTACCTGCCAAGCACCAATTCTTCCAGTGGTTTACTCTCCCTACTATTTCATCGatgatgaaaagaaaatatttggacAAG GCAAGATGATCATTCAAGTTTTGCCAGAAATCCCAACGGCAGGTCTCACTTTGGATGATCTGGACTCTCTGATGGAGAAAACAAGAAATATTATGTCAGAGACCTTCCAGTCGTTGGTGGCAGAAGTAAAAGCGATTGCGCCGCTAGATAGTCCCATTCATAAACAGTGTTAG
- the LOC138709470 gene encoding 1-acyl-sn-glycerol-3-phosphate acyltransferase alpha-like isoform X2, with protein sequence MGLLGLLAWTVLPILIVLLILSLPFLYDTKGAVYYHTRFAFYILSVSLVAIVCIPLYCLNPLNVKNILYISYLLKHVTKVLGITWELRGGEHLAKDRGCVIAANHQSMLDILGMFNIWGVMNKCAAVAKKEVFYVWPFGLAAWLGGVVFIDRLNSNKAHDQLNNAANLMKTHKTKLWMFPEGTRNSSRTSLLPFKKGAFRVAITCQAPILPVVYSPYYFIDDEKKIFGQGKMIIQVLPEIPTAGLTLDDLDSLMEKTRNIMSETFQSLVAEVKAIAPLDSPIHKQC encoded by the exons ATGGGGTTGCTGGGACTACTGGCGTGGACCGTGCTTCCTATTCTGATCGTGCTGTTGATCCTGAGCCTGCCGTTCCTGTACGACACAAAAGGAGCCGTCTATTACCACACCCGCTTCGCTTTCTACATCCTGTCTGTCTCTCTCGTGGCGATAGTGTGCATTCCGCTGTACTGCCTCAACCCCTTGAACGTCAAGAATATATT ATATATTTCATACCTACTCAAACACGTGACCAAAGTCTTGGGAATCACGTGGGAACTGCGAGGTGGTGAGCACCTGGCCAAAGATAGGGGCTGCGTCATTGCGGCCAATCATCAATCCATGCTGGACATACTTG GTATGTTTAATATTTGGGGTGTGATGAACAAGTGTGCAGCAGTGGCCAAGAAAGAAGTGTTCTATGTCTGGCCATTTGGTTTGGCAGCATGGCTGGGAGGCGTTGTTTTTATTGACCGACTCAACTCCAATAAGGCACATGATCAACTCAACAATGCAGCCAACCTTATGAAAACTCACAAG ACAAAATTATGGATGTTTCCTGAAGGAACAAGGAATTCATCTAGAACTTCGCTCCTGCCCTTCAAAAAGGGAGCATTCCGAGTTGCCATTACCTGCCAAGCACCAATTCTTCCAGTGGTTTACTCTCCCTACTATTTCATCGatgatgaaaagaaaatatttggacAAG GCAAGATGATCATTCAAGTTTTGCCAGAAATCCCAACGGCAGGTCTCACTTTGGATGATCTGGACTCTCTGATGGAGAAAACAAGAAATATTATGTCAGAGACCTTCCAGTCGTTGGTGGCAGAAGTAAAAGCGATTGCGCCGCTAGATAGTCCCATTCATAAACAGTGTTAG